In Chelonia mydas isolate rCheMyd1 chromosome 10, rCheMyd1.pri.v2, whole genome shotgun sequence, a single window of DNA contains:
- the LYSMD2 gene encoding lysM and putative peptidoglycan-binding domain-containing protein 2 isoform X2, whose amino-acid sequence MAEFPPVPLSLREEPPAARSGSESESEAELSQSLARTKIRSYGSTASVAAPLAERYLEHRLSAGDTLQGIALKYGVTMEQIKRANKLFTNDCIFLRETLNIPVISEKPLLFNGLNSLESPENEIIDISLCGEGPMTVQEESSSSSPSPQEPDNQPAAPEELSAKDFLHRLDLQIKLSKQAVKKLKDEDISYTDLVHSISNGLGT is encoded by the exons ATGGCAGAGTTCCCGCCGGTGCCGCTCTCCCTGCGGGAGGAGCCCCCGGCCGCCCGCTCTGGCTCCGAGTCTGAGTCGGAGGCCGAGCTGTCGCAGAGCCTGGCCCGCACCAAGATCCGCTCGTACGGCAGCACGGCCAGCGTAGCGGCCCCCCTGGCGGAGCGCTACCTGGAGCATCGCCTCAGCGCCGGCGACACGCTGCAGGGCATCGCGCTCAAGTATGGAGTTACG aTGGAACAAATAAAAAgggcaaataaactatttactAATGACTGTATATTCCTGAGAGAAACGCTGAATATTCCAGTTATATCAGAGAAGCCGTTACTGTTCAATGGACTTAATTCGCTGGAATCGCCTGAGAATGAAATTATTGACATTTCTCTTTGTGGTGAAGGACCAATGACAGTTCAGGAAGAGAGTAGTTCTTCTTCTCCCAGTCCTCAAGAACCTGACAATCAACCTGCTGCACCCGAAGAACTATCTGCCAAAGATTTTCTACATAGACTGGACTTGCAGATTAAGTTGTCAAAACAGGCAGTCAAGAAACTAAAAGATGAAGATATCAG CTACACTGACCTTGTACATTCTATTTCAAATGGCCTTGGCACATAG
- the LYSMD2 gene encoding lysM and putative peptidoglycan-binding domain-containing protein 2 isoform X3 produces MAEFPPVPLSLREEPPAARSGSESESEAELSQSLARTKIRSYGSTASVAAPLAERYLEHRLSAGDTLQGIALKYGVTMEQIKRANKLFTNDCIFLRETLNIPVISEKPLLFNGLNSLESPENEIIDISLCGEGPMTVQEESSSSSPSPQEPDNQPAAPEELSAKDFLHRLDLQIKLSKQAVKKLKDEDIRE; encoded by the exons ATGGCAGAGTTCCCGCCGGTGCCGCTCTCCCTGCGGGAGGAGCCCCCGGCCGCCCGCTCTGGCTCCGAGTCTGAGTCGGAGGCCGAGCTGTCGCAGAGCCTGGCCCGCACCAAGATCCGCTCGTACGGCAGCACGGCCAGCGTAGCGGCCCCCCTGGCGGAGCGCTACCTGGAGCATCGCCTCAGCGCCGGCGACACGCTGCAGGGCATCGCGCTCAAGTATGGAGTTACG aTGGAACAAATAAAAAgggcaaataaactatttactAATGACTGTATATTCCTGAGAGAAACGCTGAATATTCCAGTTATATCAGAGAAGCCGTTACTGTTCAATGGACTTAATTCGCTGGAATCGCCTGAGAATGAAATTATTGACATTTCTCTTTGTGGTGAAGGACCAATGACAGTTCAGGAAGAGAGTAGTTCTTCTTCTCCCAGTCCTCAAGAACCTGACAATCAACCTGCTGCACCCGAAGAACTATCTGCCAAAGATTTTCTACATAGACTGGACTTGCAGATTAAGTTGTCAAAACAGGCAGTCAAGAAACTAAAAGATGAAGATATCAG GGAGTAG
- the LYSMD2 gene encoding lysM and putative peptidoglycan-binding domain-containing protein 2 isoform X1 yields MAEFPPVPLSLREEPPAARSGSESESEAELSQSLARTKIRSYGSTASVAAPLAERYLEHRLSAGDTLQGIALKYGVTMEQIKRANKLFTNDCIFLRETLNIPVISEKPLLFNGLNSLESPENEIIDISLCGEGPMTVQEESSSSSPSPQEPDNQPAAPEELSAKDFLHRLDLQIKLSKQAVKKLKDEDIREEDEESPYATSSYHQ; encoded by the exons ATGGCAGAGTTCCCGCCGGTGCCGCTCTCCCTGCGGGAGGAGCCCCCGGCCGCCCGCTCTGGCTCCGAGTCTGAGTCGGAGGCCGAGCTGTCGCAGAGCCTGGCCCGCACCAAGATCCGCTCGTACGGCAGCACGGCCAGCGTAGCGGCCCCCCTGGCGGAGCGCTACCTGGAGCATCGCCTCAGCGCCGGCGACACGCTGCAGGGCATCGCGCTCAAGTATGGAGTTACG aTGGAACAAATAAAAAgggcaaataaactatttactAATGACTGTATATTCCTGAGAGAAACGCTGAATATTCCAGTTATATCAGAGAAGCCGTTACTGTTCAATGGACTTAATTCGCTGGAATCGCCTGAGAATGAAATTATTGACATTTCTCTTTGTGGTGAAGGACCAATGACAGTTCAGGAAGAGAGTAGTTCTTCTTCTCCCAGTCCTCAAGAACCTGACAATCAACCTGCTGCACCCGAAGAACTATCTGCCAAAGATTTTCTACATAGACTGGACTTGCAGATTAAGTTGTCAAAACAGGCAGTCAAGAAACTAAAAGATGAAGATATCAG AGAGGAGGATGAGGAAAGTCCCTATGCAACTTCTTCCTATCACCAGTAG